The Pungitius pungitius chromosome 4, fPunPun2.1, whole genome shotgun sequence nucleotide sequence GCATTTTTAAGGATATTTGATactaaatgaaaacatgtttttatactATACATCCTTATAAAATAGAAAATCATCCAATTAAAGAGTGTGCTATTCACTGCATTCCCTTATatgttttgcattttcttttgatgCCAGTGTTTTTCATAAATGCAAAATATTAGATTGTGACATTTCTTACCTCAAAACGATGAGCCCAGATTGTGTTTCAGGTCTGCGAGCTCTGCGGTGTGAACCAAgtctatttaaatgtaaaatatctgAAATAATAAATGCACAAAAATGTAACTTGCTGAGTGTAGCTTCTTCAGGCATCTGTGCATCCTCACAGATTACTGTGTTGACATGGCAACAGTGTCAAACATCAACTGACCAAGTAGGCCGTCCATCTTCAATAGCTAAgacattattatgttattaatgTAATATTAACGATATGGGTCCCATATGGATACTCCAGAGAAACACTTTCCAAACATAAGTGACTATTATTACTATGAGTGAAACAGAAGATTGGCTTTGGAGCCTCTGAGACGCATCCGGAGACATTTATTGACCTCATGTCTGTCTCAACCAACCAGAATGTTTACACAAGCTCAAAAAGGTGCCAATTAACTGGTCCCAGTTCAGCTGCCTCTTCTCACAGTGGGGGTCTTTCCTTAAGGACTTTAGCGAGGATGTGCTCCCTGTTTAGCACCTCATTGTCACGCTGACAGCTGCAGTCCTCGTGTAAGGAGTCTGCAGGATTTCATTTGTTTGGTATGTAAAAAACAGCTATAAATATCTACATGtatcacagaaagaaaacatttggatgAATGCAATAAACTCAAGGggttattttgataaattaaCTTTATTTTGTTCAAGTTGTGAAAGCTAAATAAATATACAGTTCtatacaataaaaagaaaagacgaaaaaggacagaaatatattttgttcaaaataacaaaattaagaGGTTTTGTCCAGAGAGTTCTTTAGAGGTCATTGTTGCAATGAAAATAGTGTATTGATGTATTGATGGCCGGGTCTCTCAGCTCTGTCCAGAGAAGGCAGCGTTTTGgagttgctgctgctgtggcatcCAGAACTGCTCGCTGCTGAAGAAAACGTCGTTTGATACCTGCCAAGGCAAAACAAATCCTGGTTATCAACTCATTCAACACTAGAACCCCGTGGAGCAAAATTCAAACGGTTTGAAATCTTGAGATGTACGAGACATCGGTGGGAAACGTACCTGCTGTGagggctgcagagaggacaGATGTGCTGAGCTCGTGGGGCAGCAGTCTGGTTCTTGGCGGCAGTAGCCGGCTCCTGGCTGACCCAAGAACTCAATGAGGTTTTGGGGCTTCTCCGAAAACCCAGAGGCTCTCTGCTGCAGGGCCTCCTCGGTGAGGCCAAGCTGCGCCGACAGGTAGGAGATGTAGCGGATGGTGAGGCGCAGCGTCTCAATCTTGGTCAGGTTCTGACCTGCTGGGGCCGCCGAGGGAGGCAGGTATGTCCTGAGGTGCTGCAGGGCCTTGGTCAGGTCCCTCATcctcagcttctctctctcgctggcCGTCTGCCGCTTCTTCCCCGGGTACCTGGACCTGGATTTCCTCGTGGTGGACAATCGGGAGCAAGGCGGAGGCTGCGTACCCTGGGTGAGGCCAGGTGCCGCCGGGCTTTTGAAGACGAAGCGATCCAAGGCGTTGGGATCGCTTCCGGCgacctggagggaggtgggagaGAAGCAGAAGGAGTCCACAGAGGAGGTGGGAgacaggctgctgctgcatgcGCTAAAGTAACCCGGGTCCAAGGATGGATCGTAGGCCAGGGGATCGTAAGGCTTGTCCAGCAGGGACTCAAACAGGAAAGAGTTGtcctggagctggagaggagagcAGTAGGAAACATCCATGGTTGCCGTGGTGCTTGTAGTCTTCCCCTGAGAAGTCAGTGTGTTGCTGGTGAGGCAAGCAGAGAGGACAGTGACGAGGACCAGTGAGGCAGCTCCATATATGTGGTGGGAGGTGCGAGGTTGCACCTCCGGCAGCCACCTCCGGCCCCTGAGAAACTCTGGGAGCAGCGCCAACACCTCCAccggtggttgggggggggttgccatgGGAAACATGCCAGTTCCGGGAGAAGGTGCGACCGGAAGAAGACAGGTTCACATGAAACGCTGCTGCAGCCTGGGAACACGACAAAGGTTTGTACCTGGGTCTGGCTTCTGTCCCTGAACCCCGAGGACATCTTTGAAGTTGAGGTTGCTGAAGATCTGTTTGCAAAAATATCCAATGAGCCACGGCTGGATGAGAGATTTAGACCATGTGGAGCTGCAAGGTCTCAGGTTCAGAGAAGCACAGTAAAAGaagttaaatgtgtttttttcattctttccttTTCGCCCTTGTGCTCcctccccaccacacacacacacacacacacacacacacacacacacacacaaggtcacaCCGCAAAAGTGTGCCGGTGGGCAGCTGTGAAGTGTGAGGACTTTACACCTGGACCTGTTTGGACAGCAGTCCTGCTCACTGGGAACTCTGATGTGCACAGGAAGGAGGGCCAGGAGTGTGGCTTTGATTGACTTCAGCTGGCTGTCTCTCCTCTGCAGACGAGACCTATGGTGCCTGAGTAGGAGACCTATTGGGCCTGAATAGGAGACCTATTGGGCCTGAGTAGGAGACCTATTGGGCCTGAGTAGGAGACCTATTGGGCCTGAGTAGGAGACCTATTGGGCCTGAGTAAGGAGCTGCTTTGGATCTTGGTTGGCAAAGGCAGAGGGGAAGACACCATTCATCATTGTCGTGTTTATTTAGTTAGTTTTGAACACTTCATATTCATCACAGGCCTTTGCTCtaaaaagttttcttttaatgtgtttcccttttttcattttatttgttgttttttcaatgtCATTACCATGCATCGTATTTGAATCAGTTAAAATTATGCTGCATATGTATAATCAAAAATAATTTTCTGCCTGTGAATTTCCTTTCACATTTGTTCATCATTGTtatgcatttgttattttgtcttcgtgtttttttgtttcactgcCTCTGTGGTGCATAACTTCACCAGTCCGTCACGCATTGATATGATTGAGCAGAGTAGTGGTTTTCCTCTCTGATTGTCAGGTGTAAGCTGTGGATCCAGATCACGAGCAGCGTTCCCACAAACCACGGCGTCACATTTGACTCCTGTTGTGCAGCAGGGGTGAAACACGCGGGCCGAGGACGTGTGAACCGGTCTCGCACAGCTCTCCGGCCACCTTGGTTATGCAAGAAAAACAGGTCTCTGATGTAAGGAGAAATAGCCAATGTCAAAAGGTTTGGAAATCAACATTTCTCTACTGATTTTGCTCACGCCGgtttagtttgtgtgtttttttcgtcTAGTATTGGAGTGTGTGTTAGGTGACTCCCCACAGACATCTAGATGACACTTGTTACCAATAATTACAGTGTGTATTTTGTGGGCCGAACGTCTTTGGCTCTATTTGTTCCAAGCGATGAACACTAAACTGAATGTGATTCCCTTGGTCGGGGTTTCCCCGGCTGTCAGCTTGCCCCCCCGGCCGATGATAGAGAGGATCGGCCTTCTCTTAATCCACATTAAGCCCTGACAGTGTTTACTCACATGTAATGAGCGAATAATCAGCACGGCCGTGCTAACCCTTTCATCCCAGGACCCAGGGCCGCAGAGTTTATTAGCTCTTCTCTGATGAAAGGCCCGATTGGGCACATTAGGCTTTGTGTTGGGTTTGTGGCGCATATCAGATGAGCTGCACGTATGTGGCAAACCAAACACTCGGGCCTAATTCTCCTGCCTGCCACGAAGCTTCTCCATGAATATTAAAGCCCTGTCTGTAGGCTCAAGCAGGTAATTAGGGCTgtaggtgagagagagagagagttgaggACGTGGGGGGAGCAGGGAGGACCTGGTATCTTTAGTCTAGACTTAGCGGTGCCAATGACCTCTCTGTGTTTGCCCAGCTTCATTAACAAAGGCACGCCAAATAAACGAGATAGCACGGGTCTGCTGCGATGCATTACACCACCAGAGGGATCTACTGTGATGCTGCTGGAAGGGATTCCCTGGTAATGTGTATgttgtccctgagcaagacacccaaccccaatttctccccaggcaaaatataACGCATGGGTTgtaatgcaatgcaagtcgctttggataaaagcgtcagttaaatgacatgtgatgtagtCGTCACATACGTGTAGCTTGATTAGTTAGTTGCATGATCTGCTGTCAAATTAGTTTTTCTTCCTGGATATGAAAGCGTGTTATTGATATTATGAAGACAAACATTTAACAGACAATATATCTAAATATGATCTGGTAGTCAACACAAGTCTGTTAACCTCCTGCTGCATTGTGGGGtcttttacaatttatttttccaaagtGTATTTGTTGGCTTTATGGCtttggaaatgtttcatttcaagTTCTTCTCAAGCCTTCCCCCTTCAGAAGACACACCTCGTTATGATGACGTCTGATTTTCATTCCGGAGCCACCGTGAACGTTGTGGACGTTTCCCCTCCACAGGGAAAAGACCCCCCTGCACTGGGGAAAGATACTCAACAATGCCCAGGCCTTATTTCACTAGTAtttaatttatgttttattttttactcaaaCGGTGTTGTACTAGGTTGTTTACAGCAAAGATGCTGACGGGGGGTCGTATGGGGATCCACCTCATTGTCTCATATTGATGGTCACTGTATGGATCCCCACCTTCAGGCCAGAAGGACGCCTCTCCAATATCTGTCATTTGACATGTGGGATTCAATTAAGTCACTCATTTCAAGGAAGGACAGTTTTTAAGGTGCTCATAATCAAATGTGTTCAGCTCAACATAAACATTCCTCCTGTTCTGACATCTCTTTGGTAAGAA carries:
- the LOC119197530 gene encoding mesoderm posterior protein 1-like, coding for MDVSYCSPLQLQDNSFLFESLLDKPYDPLAYDPSLDPGYFSACSSSLSPTSSVDSFCFSPTSLQVAGSDPNALDRFVFKSPAAPGLTQGTQPPPCSRLSTTRKSRSRYPGKKRQTASEREKLRMRDLTKALQHLRTYLPPSAAPAGQNLTKIETLRLTIRYISYLSAQLGLTEEALQQRASGFSEKPQNLIEFLGQPGAGYCRQEPDCCPTSSAHLSSLQPSQQVSNDVFFSSEQFWMPQQQQLQNAAFSGQS